A DNA window from Sulfitobacter sp. BSw21498 contains the following coding sequences:
- a CDS encoding alpha/beta fold hydrolase: MSDILLVHGSCHGAWCWRDLIPALRALGHSPRAIDLPSHGDDTTPVNAVTLDGYANAVLAASTPETVVVGHSMGGFAIGAAAQKDPSAMARLIYLCAYVPAAGRSLAEMRKQAPSQPLMPAVRLAPDGKSFTLDTAMTETLFYHDCPPDVAGFAAARLCAQAVAPTIKPLPDTARADAMPRSYIRCMDDRTIPPAYQITMTKDWPSADVHEMACGHSPFFTDPAGLARIIDDIIPR, from the coding sequence ATGTCTGATATTCTATTGGTTCATGGATCATGTCACGGCGCATGGTGCTGGCGCGATCTGATCCCGGCGCTGCGTGCGCTTGGGCACAGCCCGCGCGCCATCGACTTGCCAAGCCACGGCGACGACACCACCCCCGTCAACGCGGTAACGCTGGACGGCTATGCCAACGCGGTGCTTGCGGCCTCTACGCCCGAAACGGTGGTGGTCGGCCATTCGATGGGTGGCTTCGCCATCGGTGCTGCGGCGCAAAAAGATCCAAGCGCAATGGCGCGGCTGATCTATCTATGCGCCTATGTCCCCGCTGCGGGGCGATCGCTGGCAGAAATGCGCAAACAGGCCCCGAGCCAACCTTTAATGCCCGCCGTACGTCTGGCACCGGATGGTAAAAGCTTTACCCTTGATACCGCCATGACCGAGACGCTTTTCTATCACGATTGCCCACCGGACGTCGCGGGCTTTGCGGCTGCTCGGCTCTGCGCACAAGCTGTTGCCCCGACGATCAAACCCCTGCCCGATACCGCGCGCGCCGATGCCATGCCGCGCAGCTATATCCGCTGTATGGACGACCGCACCATCCCGCCGGCCTATCAGATCACGATGACGAAAGACTGGCCAAGCGCGGATGTTCATGAGATGGCCTGCGGGCATTCACCCTTCTTTACCGATCCCGCCGGTCTGGCGCGGATCATCGACGATATCATTCCGAGGTAA
- the pcaD gene encoding 3-oxoadipate enol-lactonase — translation MNIFDTGDVRLHYRVDGPDDGAPVVFANSLGTDLRLWDPILPLLPKGLRIIRFDKRGHGLSSCPPAPYAMGALIGDTEKLLDHLGVKGCVFVGLSIGGMIAQGLATKRLDLIRAMVLSNTAAKIGTKDMWADRVRAVQDSGIEPMADTIMERWFAAPFRATPEIELWRNMVVRQPAEGYAGCSAAISGTDFYTTTAALRLPVLGIAGSDDGSTPPDLVRETIDLIPGAKFKIIRKAGHLPCVEHPQEYADLLTEFLESVGHV, via the coding sequence ATGAATATTTTCGATACCGGCGATGTGCGCCTGCACTACCGCGTGGATGGGCCTGACGATGGCGCGCCTGTCGTGTTTGCCAATTCACTGGGCACCGATCTGCGCCTTTGGGACCCGATCCTGCCGCTGCTGCCCAAGGGACTGCGTATCATCCGATTTGACAAACGCGGTCATGGACTGTCGTCTTGTCCGCCTGCGCCCTATGCGATGGGTGCGCTGATCGGCGATACGGAAAAGCTGCTGGATCATTTGGGCGTGAAGGGCTGCGTCTTTGTCGGCCTGTCGATTGGCGGGATGATCGCCCAAGGGCTCGCGACCAAGCGGCTGGACCTGATCCGCGCGATGGTGCTGTCTAATACCGCCGCCAAGATCGGCACCAAGGATATGTGGGCCGACCGCGTGCGCGCCGTGCAGGACAGCGGGATTGAACCGATGGCCGACACGATCATGGAACGCTGGTTCGCCGCTCCCTTCCGCGCCACGCCTGAAATTGAGCTTTGGCGCAACATGGTCGTGCGTCAACCGGCGGAAGGCTACGCGGGATGCTCTGCCGCGATATCGGGCACGGACTTTTATACGACCACGGCGGCACTGCGCCTGCCTGTTCTGGGGATCGCGGGCTCCGATGACGGATCAACACCGCCTGATCTGGTGCGCGAAACAATCGATCTCATCCCCGGGGCGAAGTTCAAGATCATCCGCAAGGCCGGCCACCTGCCCTGTGTCGAACACCCGCAGGAATACGCGGATCTGCTGACCGAATTTTTAGAAAGCGTAGGACATGTCTGA
- a CDS encoding threonine ammonia-lyase: MNIDMIRAAAGRLEGHVRRTPLLNSPFLDDIAGRRIWIKPECLQHTGSFKFRGGWSAVSALESSVRAKGVIAFSSGNHAQGVAYAAKLHGVPAVIIMPADAPRLKIANTRALGAEVVLYDRMTEDRNAIGATMAQERELTLIKPFDDPLVIAGQGTTGLEIAQQAAEAGITRADVIVCCGGGGLTSGIALALEADAPGLRARTAEPAGFDDAARSLAAGQIKRNAALGGSICDAIVTPQPGDLTFPILKRLCGPGLVVTDDEALQAIGHAFNRLKLVAEPGGAVALAAALFRRDEIEGDDVIVTISGGNVDTDVFTRALATLD, encoded by the coding sequence ATGAATATCGACATGATCCGCGCCGCGGCGGGGCGGCTGGAAGGCCATGTGCGGCGCACGCCTTTGCTGAACTCTCCGTTTCTGGATGACATCGCGGGTCGGCGCATCTGGATTAAGCCCGAGTGTTTGCAACACACCGGCAGCTTCAAGTTTCGCGGTGGCTGGTCGGCGGTATCGGCGCTGGAATCGTCGGTACGGGCCAAGGGGGTCATCGCCTTTTCCAGCGGCAATCATGCCCAAGGGGTTGCCTATGCAGCCAAACTGCACGGCGTGCCTGCGGTGATTATCATGCCTGCCGATGCGCCGCGCCTGAAGATCGCCAACACCCGTGCCCTTGGGGCCGAAGTTGTGCTGTATGACCGCATGACCGAGGACCGCAACGCGATTGGCGCTACTATGGCGCAGGAACGGGAACTAACGCTGATCAAACCGTTCGACGATCCGCTTGTCATTGCGGGTCAGGGGACCACCGGGCTTGAGATCGCGCAGCAGGCCGCCGAGGCGGGGATCACCCGCGCGGATGTCATTGTCTGCTGTGGCGGCGGGGGGCTGACCTCTGGCATTGCGCTGGCGCTCGAGGCGGACGCGCCGGGGCTGCGCGCCCGCACCGCCGAGCCCGCAGGGTTTGACGATGCCGCGCGCTCGCTGGCCGCAGGGCAGATCAAGCGCAATGCGGCGCTTGGCGGGTCGATCTGCGATGCCATCGTTACGCCGCAACCGGGCGACCTGACTTTTCCAATCCTCAAACGATTGTGTGGCCCCGGTCTTGTCGTCACTGATGACGAGGCGCTGCAGGCGATTGGCCATGCGTTCAACCGGCTGAAACTTGTGGCAGAACCCGGCGGTGCCGTCGCCCTCGCCGCCGCTCTGTTTCGCAGGGACGAGATCGAAGGCGATGATGTGATCGTCACCATCTCGGGCGGGAATGTGGATACGGATGTTTTTACCCGCGCGCTCGCCACCCTTGATTGA
- a CDS encoding alpha/beta fold hydrolase — translation MAHFTTSDGLSLYFADEGQGLPILCLAGLTRTTADFDYVTPHLENVRLIKMDYRGRGQSDFDPDWSHYSPPVECRDALELLDHLGIDKVAVLGTSRGGLNALGLAKAAKNRLLGVAFNDVGPHIDPQGLDFIMEFIGRNPATKTHAEAAAAMPRVFPEFDDVPDSRWLEEAQKHYTQTENGLQITYDRHLRDAVAKAFSAPSPDLWPFFEALDGLPIACIRGMASNLLSEETLQEMERRRPDMVVARVPGRGHIPFLDEPEAVEALKKWIGMIQ, via the coding sequence ATGGCTCATTTCACCACATCCGACGGGCTATCGCTCTATTTTGCCGACGAAGGTCAGGGGCTACCGATTCTCTGCCTGGCGGGATTAACGCGGACCACGGCGGATTTCGACTATGTCACTCCGCATCTGGAAAACGTGCGTCTGATCAAGATGGATTATCGCGGGCGGGGGCAATCCGACTTTGATCCCGACTGGTCGCATTATTCCCCACCCGTTGAATGCCGCGACGCGTTGGAGCTGCTGGACCATCTCGGAATCGACAAGGTCGCCGTGCTTGGGACGTCACGCGGGGGGCTGAACGCATTGGGGTTGGCCAAGGCAGCCAAGAACCGGTTGCTGGGCGTCGCCTTTAACGATGTCGGCCCACATATCGACCCGCAGGGGCTGGATTTCATCATGGAATTCATTGGCCGGAACCCCGCCACCAAGACCCACGCCGAAGCCGCGGCTGCCATGCCGCGTGTGTTCCCCGAATTTGACGACGTACCCGACAGCCGCTGGCTGGAGGAAGCGCAAAAGCACTACACCCAGACCGAAAACGGGCTGCAGATCACCTATGACAGGCATTTGCGCGATGCGGTGGCCAAAGCGTTTTCGGCCCCCTCGCCCGATCTTTGGCCGTTCTTTGAAGCGCTTGACGGGCTGCCGATTGCCTGCATCCGTGGCATGGCGTCCAATCTGCTGAGCGAGGAAACCTTGCAAGAGATGGAACGCCGCCGTCCCGACATGGTGGTCGCGCGGGTGCCGGGGCGCGGGCATATTCCGTTTCTGGACGAACCCGAGGCGGTTGAGGCCTTGAAGAAATGGATCGGCATGATCCAATGA
- a CDS encoding haloacid dehalogenase type II, with translation MAITTCVFDAYGTLFDVAAAARQAASEPDFAAIKDSWPQVAEHWRQKQLSYSWLRAVTGAHDDFWQVTQEGLDWALEKTGHDDNPALRARLLALYWELQAFTEVPRMLKTLKNAGLNTAILSNGSPAMLEGAVSSAGLADTLDAVLSVESVGIFKPDARVYELVGQKFGCTPSQVLFVSSNGWDAAAATGFGFTTAWVNRAGEPMDRLPWKPVHVLQDLNGIPELAGV, from the coding sequence ATGGCGATAACAACATGCGTGTTCGATGCATATGGTACCTTGTTCGATGTGGCCGCGGCCGCACGGCAAGCCGCATCAGAGCCGGACTTTGCAGCGATAAAGGACAGCTGGCCACAAGTCGCGGAACACTGGCGGCAAAAGCAGTTAAGCTACTCTTGGCTGCGCGCTGTCACCGGTGCCCATGATGACTTCTGGCAGGTCACCCAAGAGGGCCTGGACTGGGCACTGGAAAAGACCGGACACGACGACAACCCTGCCCTGCGCGCACGTTTGCTGGCGCTGTACTGGGAGCTTCAGGCATTTACCGAAGTGCCTAGGATGCTGAAAACATTGAAGAATGCGGGATTGAACACGGCGATCCTATCGAACGGGTCGCCGGCAATGCTTGAAGGGGCGGTGTCATCCGCCGGTCTGGCCGACACGCTGGATGCCGTTTTGTCGGTCGAAAGCGTAGGGATCTTCAAGCCTGATGCGCGTGTCTATGAACTGGTCGGCCAAAAGTTCGGCTGCACGCCATCGCAAGTGCTGTTTGTATCGTCCAATGGCTGGGATGCAGCGGCGGCAACCGGCTTTGGCTTCACGACCGCCTGGGTCAACCGTGCGGGCGAACCGATGGACCGTTTGCCGTGGAAACCCGTTCATGTGCTGCAGGACCTGAACGGCATCCCAGAACTGGCAGGCGTATAA
- a CDS encoding FKBP-type peptidyl-prolyl cis-trans isomerase translates to MTQVKSGDTVAIHYTGTLLDGSTFDSSDGREPLEFTVGSGQIIPGLDTAIPGMEVGDTKTVKIDSAEAYGDVNPEMRQAVPREGIPADIPLEIGTQLQMQTPDGQAMPVMVVEVDESTVTLDANHPLAGKDLQFDIELVKIA, encoded by the coding sequence ATGACGCAGGTTAAATCCGGCGATACCGTTGCTATTCACTATACTGGTACGTTGCTTGACGGCAGCACCTTCGACAGCTCGGACGGACGCGAGCCTTTGGAATTCACGGTCGGGTCCGGCCAGATTATCCCCGGCCTCGATACCGCGATTCCCGGCATGGAAGTCGGCGATACCAAGACCGTCAAAATCGACAGCGCCGAAGCATACGGCGATGTGAACCCTGAAATGCGCCAAGCTGTACCGCGCGAAGGCATCCCTGCGGACATCCCGCTGGAAATCGGCACGCAGCTGCAGATGCAAACACCCGACGGTCAAGCGATGCCGGTGATGGTTGTTGAAGTGGACGAATCCACTGTCACACTTGATGCCAACCACCCGCTGGCTGGCAAAGACCTGCAGTTCGACATCGAACTGGTGAAAATCGCCTGA
- a CDS encoding THUMP domain-containing class I SAM-dependent RNA methyltransferase, producing MDSQNTFDIFIVATPGLEDMLLAEVTEKGFANPVTTPGGITVQGGWPEVWRANLQLRGASRVLARIGSFMAFHLAQLDKRARKFPWGDVLRADVPLRVQVTTKASKIYHAGAATQRIETALRESLGVTISPEAALVLKVRIDDNVVTISLDTSGESLHKRGHKEAVGKAPMRENLAYLMLRQAGYTGTETVVDPMCGSGTFVIEAAEIAMGLNPGRSRHFAFEDLASFDPDQWAAMRDNTATSTPLRFYGSDRDAGAVRMSGMNAERAGVSEAVQFENHAAGELTPPDGPPGLVMVNPPYGGRIGNKKLLYPLYGTLGQTLLTRFKGWRVGLVTSEPPLAKATGLPWKPQGPAIAHGGMKVWLYQTPPLR from the coding sequence ATGGACAGTCAAAACACCTTCGACATTTTTATCGTGGCCACCCCCGGTCTGGAAGACATGCTTCTGGCCGAGGTGACGGAAAAAGGCTTTGCCAATCCCGTCACCACGCCCGGCGGGATTACGGTGCAGGGCGGCTGGCCCGAGGTCTGGCGCGCCAACCTGCAACTGCGCGGTGCCTCGCGCGTGCTGGCGCGGATTGGGTCATTCATGGCGTTCCACCTGGCGCAACTTGATAAACGTGCACGCAAGTTCCCGTGGGGCGATGTGCTGCGCGCCGATGTGCCGCTGCGGGTGCAGGTGACCACGAAAGCCTCCAAGATTTACCACGCCGGTGCCGCAACACAGCGGATCGAGACCGCCCTGCGCGAAAGTCTCGGGGTGACGATCTCGCCCGAAGCGGCGCTGGTGCTCAAGGTGCGGATCGACGATAATGTGGTGACCATCAGCCTCGACACATCGGGCGAGTCGCTGCACAAGCGCGGCCACAAAGAGGCCGTAGGCAAAGCCCCCATGCGCGAGAATCTGGCCTATTTGATGCTGCGTCAGGCGGGGTACACCGGCACCGAGACTGTGGTCGACCCGATGTGCGGCTCAGGTACGTTCGTGATCGAGGCCGCCGAGATCGCCATGGGCCTGAACCCCGGCCGCTCGCGCCATTTCGCTTTCGAGGACCTCGCTAGCTTTGATCCCGATCAATGGGCCGCTATGCGTGACAATACCGCCACGTCGACGCCGCTGCGGTTCTATGGTTCCGACCGCGACGCCGGTGCTGTCCGGATGAGCGGGATGAACGCTGAACGGGCAGGGGTATCAGAGGCAGTGCAGTTCGAAAACCATGCCGCGGGGGAGCTGACCCCGCCAGACGGACCACCCGGCCTTGTTATGGTGAACCCGCCCTACGGCGGCCGCATCGGTAACAAGAAACTGCTTTATCCGCTCTACGGGACGCTTGGACAAACGCTGCTAACCCGCTTCAAAGGCTGGCGCGTCGGCCTCGTCACGTCAGAACCGCCCTTGGCCAAAGCCACCGGTCTGCCGTGGAAACCCCAAGGCCCCGCCATCGCCCACGGCGGCATGAAGGTCTGGCTCTACCAAACCCCCCCGTTGCGCTAA
- a CDS encoding enoyl-ACP reductase FabI — protein sequence MSEMLKGKRGLIMGVANERSIAWGIAKAMAGAGAELAFTYQGEAFGSRLKPLAESVGSDFMVDVDVTDDVSLDAAFDQLGARWPTIDFVVHAIAFSDKSELTGRFLNTSRENFKNSMDISAYSFIEVARRAHPLMVENGGTLLTLTYMGSNRVTPNYNVMGVAKAALESATRYLANDLGPEGIRVNAISPGPMKTLAGAAIGGARKTYKHTDMNAPLRSNATLEAVGGTAVYLASDAGACTTGEIIRVDGGFHVLGMPQADNL from the coding sequence ATGTCAGAAATGCTTAAAGGAAAACGCGGCCTGATCATGGGTGTCGCGAATGAACGTTCCATCGCTTGGGGCATTGCCAAGGCGATGGCCGGGGCCGGTGCGGAACTGGCGTTCACCTATCAGGGGGAAGCCTTTGGCTCGCGTCTTAAACCGCTGGCTGAAAGCGTCGGGTCTGACTTTATGGTCGATGTCGATGTGACCGACGATGTCTCGCTTGATGCCGCGTTTGACCAACTGGGCGCGCGTTGGCCCACGATCGATTTCGTCGTCCACGCCATCGCGTTTTCCGACAAGTCAGAGCTGACGGGCCGTTTCCTGAACACCAGCCGCGAGAACTTTAAAAACTCGATGGATATCTCGGCCTATTCCTTCATCGAGGTCGCACGGCGGGCGCATCCGCTGATGGTCGAGAATGGCGGCACGCTGCTGACGCTGACCTACATGGGGTCAAATCGTGTAACGCCCAACTACAACGTAATGGGCGTAGCCAAAGCCGCACTGGAAAGCGCCACGCGCTATCTGGCGAATGATCTGGGGCCCGAAGGCATCCGCGTCAACGCAATCAGCCCCGGCCCGATGAAAACGCTCGCTGGTGCCGCGATTGGCGGGGCGCGCAAGACCTATAAGCACACCGACATGAACGCCCCCTTGCGGTCCAACGCGACGCTGGAAGCCGTTGGCGGGACAGCGGTCTATCTGGCCTCTGATGCCGGTGCCTGCACCACGGGCGAGATCATCCGCGTTGATGGTGGGTTCCATGTACTGGGAATGCCGCAGGCGGATAACCTGTAA
- the fabB gene encoding beta-ketoacyl-ACP synthase I produces MRRVVVTGLGIVSSIGNNAEEVLASLKDGTSGIVASPEMTEHGFRSRVAGTLKIDVADHIDKRALRFMGGGAAYAYIAMQQAIADAGLSEDQVSNPRTGLVAGSGGPSTSALFTAHNVVRDTGATKRIGPFAVPKCMSSTVSANLSTAFKIKGINYSITSACSTSLHCIGNAAEQIMLGKQDVMFAGGGEELDWTLSCLFDAMGAMSSKYNDAPETASRAFDANRDGFVISGGGGMLVLEELEHAKARGATIYAEVTGYAATSDGHDMVAPSGEGGERAMRLALETLPEGRKVGYINAHGTSTPVGDVGEIEAVRRVFGQGSTPPVSSTKSMTGHAQGAAGALEAVFCLLMLKHDFITKSINVVDLDPKLDPSEIALERVDNAGLDSVMTNSFGFGGTNGSMILSKFQE; encoded by the coding sequence ATGCGCCGCGTCGTTGTCACAGGATTGGGAATTGTCTCGTCCATCGGAAACAATGCAGAAGAAGTTCTGGCATCGCTTAAAGACGGGACCAGCGGCATCGTCGCCAGCCCCGAAATGACAGAGCACGGCTTTCGCAGCCGCGTTGCAGGGACGCTCAAGATTGATGTGGCCGACCACATCGACAAACGCGCGCTGCGCTTCATGGGCGGCGGCGCGGCCTATGCCTATATCGCGATGCAGCAAGCGATCGCGGACGCCGGCCTGAGCGAAGACCAGGTCAGCAACCCGCGCACCGGCCTTGTGGCGGGCTCCGGCGGGCCGTCGACCTCGGCGCTGTTCACCGCGCATAATGTCGTGCGCGACACCGGCGCGACCAAGCGTATCGGGCCGTTCGCCGTGCCAAAATGCATGTCGTCCACCGTCAGCGCGAACCTGTCGACTGCTTTCAAGATCAAAGGCATCAACTATTCGATCACCTCGGCCTGCTCTACTTCGCTGCATTGCATCGGTAACGCGGCCGAACAGATCATGTTGGGCAAGCAAGACGTGATGTTCGCAGGCGGCGGCGAAGAACTGGACTGGACGCTGTCGTGCCTGTTCGACGCCATGGGCGCGATGAGCAGCAAATATAACGACGCCCCCGAAACCGCGAGCCGCGCCTTTGACGCCAACCGCGACGGGTTCGTGATTTCGGGCGGCGGCGGCATGCTGGTGCTCGAAGAGCTTGAGCACGCCAAGGCCCGTGGTGCCACCATCTATGCCGAAGTTACCGGCTATGCGGCGACATCCGATGGGCACGACATGGTAGCCCCCTCTGGCGAGGGTGGCGAACGCGCCATGCGTCTGGCGCTGGAAACCCTGCCCGAGGGCCGCAAGGTCGGCTATATCAACGCGCATGGCACATCCACACCCGTCGGCGATGTCGGCGAAATCGAAGCGGTCCGCCGCGTCTTTGGCCAAGGCAGCACGCCACCCGTCAGCTCGACCAAATCGATGACCGGCCACGCCCAAGGGGCCGCCGGCGCACTAGAGGCAGTGTTCTGCCTGTTGATGCTGAAACATGACTTTATCACGAAATCCATCAACGTCGTTGATCTGGACCCGAAACTGGACCCCTCCGAAATCGCGCTGGAGCGCGTGGACAATGCCGGTCTAGATTCGGTGATGACCAACTCCTTTGGGTTCGGCGGCACCAACGGATCAATGATCCTTTCCAAGTTCCAAGAGTAA
- the fabA gene encoding bifunctional 3-hydroxydecanoyl-ACP dehydratase/trans-2-decenoyl-ACP isomerase, with amino-acid sequence MADYPTSFDKEALLKCARGELFGEGNAQLPAPPMLMMDRITDVSADGGAHGKGHITAEFDITPDLWFFDCHFPGNPIMPGCLGLDGLWQLTGFNLGWRGWQGRGYALGVGEVKLTGMVRPDRKLLTYKIDFTKAIQTRRLTMGVADGIVEADGEVIYQVKDMKVALSES; translated from the coding sequence ATGGCCGACTACCCCACCAGCTTTGACAAAGAAGCCCTGCTCAAATGCGCCCGTGGCGAGCTTTTCGGCGAAGGCAACGCACAGCTGCCCGCCCCGCCGATGCTGATGATGGACCGTATTACAGACGTATCCGCTGATGGCGGTGCCCACGGCAAAGGGCACATCACGGCCGAATTCGACATCACGCCTGACCTGTGGTTCTTTGACTGCCACTTCCCCGGCAACCCGATCATGCCCGGCTGTCTTGGCCTTGATGGCCTGTGGCAGCTGACCGGCTTTAACCTTGGCTGGCGCGGCTGGCAGGGGCGCGGCTATGCGCTTGGCGTCGGCGAAGTGAAACTGACCGGTATGGTACGCCCTGACCGCAAGTTGCTGACCTACAAGATCGACTTTACCAAAGCGATCCAGACCCGTCGCCTGACCATGGGCGTTGCCGATGGCATCGTCGAAGCTGACGGCGAAGTGATCTATCAGGTCAAAGACATGAAGGTCGCGCTGAGCGAGAGCTGA
- the irrA gene encoding iron response transcriptional regulator IrrA, which yields MTQTTQQISSEWLAKAGLRPTRQRMTLAHLLVGDGQHRHVTAESLFDAAKGQGDAVSLATVYNTLRAFCDAGLMQEVTVDGSKSYFDTNTHDHPHFFWEDEARLSDAPSDQLVIAQLPDAPEGAEIASVDVVIRLRRKV from the coding sequence ATGACCCAAACAACACAGCAGATCAGTTCTGAGTGGCTTGCCAAAGCGGGCCTGCGCCCCACGCGGCAGCGCATGACGCTGGCGCATCTGTTGGTGGGCGACGGTCAGCACCGCCATGTCACCGCCGAAAGCCTGTTTGACGCAGCCAAGGGGCAGGGCGATGCCGTGTCGCTGGCAACCGTCTACAATACCCTGCGCGCCTTTTGCGATGCGGGGCTGATGCAGGAAGTCACGGTTGACGGGTCCAAAAGCTATTTCGATACCAACACCCATGATCACCCCCATTTCTTCTGGGAGGACGAGGCGCGTCTGTCCGATGCCCCCTCTGATCAGCTTGTGATCGCGCAGCTGCCTGACGCCCCCGAAGGGGCCGAGATCGCATCGGTCGATGTGGTGATCCGTCTGCGCCGCAAGGTTTAG
- a CDS encoding glycosyltransferase family 2 protein, which yields MQYRSLDHFISDSKTVLSKGPIALIMVEDAIEIETTLRHHQQLGFGTLVAFMPPSFALARDVAESKGVLRVDYDMDREGAIEDAVNAVIEAAPGQWLYVCYNAEYLFYPFCETRTVGEMLAFHTEERRDAMLAYVVDLYADDLEAAPNAVSLDNALMDRSGYYALARQETPDTAPKERQLDFFGGLRWRFEEHVPAARRKIDRISLFRAKPGLQMLGDHTFSDQEYNTYACPWHHNITASVCSFRTAKALKSNPGSTGSIATFKWHNSAPFEWHSRQLLDLGLMEPGQWF from the coding sequence ATGCAATATCGTAGTCTTGACCATTTCATCAGCGACAGCAAAACCGTGCTGAGCAAGGGCCCCATCGCCTTGATCATGGTCGAAGACGCCATAGAGATCGAGACAACGCTGCGCCATCACCAGCAGCTTGGGTTCGGCACGTTGGTTGCCTTTATGCCCCCCAGCTTTGCACTGGCCCGCGATGTGGCCGAAAGCAAAGGCGTGCTGCGGGTAGATTACGACATGGACCGCGAAGGCGCGATCGAAGATGCGGTGAACGCCGTGATCGAGGCCGCGCCGGGGCAATGGCTGTATGTCTGCTATAACGCGGAATACCTGTTCTACCCCTTCTGCGAGACGCGCACCGTGGGCGAGATGCTGGCGTTTCACACCGAAGAGCGCCGCGATGCGATGTTGGCCTATGTTGTCGACCTCTACGCAGATGATCTTGAGGCGGCACCCAACGCCGTGTCCTTGGACAATGCCCTTATGGATCGGTCCGGCTATTACGCGCTGGCCCGTCAAGAGACGCCTGACACCGCCCCCAAAGAGCGGCAGTTGGATTTCTTTGGCGGATTACGGTGGCGCTTTGAGGAACACGTGCCAGCGGCGCGGCGCAAGATCGACCGCATTTCCCTGTTCCGCGCCAAACCCGGCTTGCAGATGCTTGGCGATCACACGTTCTCGGATCAGGAATACAACACCTACGCCTGCCCGTGGCATCACAATATCACAGCCTCCGTTTGCTCGTTCCGCACGGCCAAGGCGCTCAAGTCCAATCCGGGCAGCACGGGCAGCATTGCAACCTTCAAATGGCACAACTCTGCGCCGTTTGAATGGCATTCACGGCAGCTGCTGGATCTGGGTCTGATGGAACCGGGACAATGGTTCTAG